One region of Microbacterium sufflavum genomic DNA includes:
- a CDS encoding sugar ABC transporter substrate-binding protein — MKVNKRGVLAAGAIAIVSTLTLAGCSAGTSGGSSSGGDDSGSLTVWVDAERVDALQGAADAYQDKTGVKVELVGKSVDDMKDDFIQQVPTGKGPDIVMGAHDWLGELSTNGVVAPIELGDSSEDYLPVALQAATYDGTVYMLPYAVENIAVLRNADLVPQPATSFDDMVSKGKFVVEQGTEGNPYHLYPFQTAFGAPVFGTDDSGSYDPSDLQLGSEGGFAFAEWLGAQGAAGTLNTDVDGEIAKQQFLDGTAAFWLTGPWNVGAATEAGINVAIDPIPSPTGQTASPFAGVKGFFVSAESKNKVAANDFLVNYIGTEDVQLELFKAGNVLPALTAAADSAASDPIIAGFQAVGADAVPMPAIPAMGAVWQYWGVAEAAIINGADPKATWQKLVDDVTAAIK; from the coding sequence ATGAAGGTGAACAAGAGGGGCGTGCTCGCCGCGGGCGCGATCGCCATCGTTTCGACTCTGACGCTCGCCGGCTGCTCCGCGGGGACCAGCGGCGGATCCTCCTCCGGCGGCGACGACAGCGGCTCGCTCACGGTCTGGGTCGACGCCGAACGCGTCGACGCCCTCCAGGGTGCGGCCGACGCCTATCAGGACAAGACCGGCGTCAAGGTCGAGCTGGTCGGCAAGTCCGTCGACGACATGAAGGACGACTTCATCCAGCAGGTGCCGACGGGCAAGGGCCCTGACATCGTGATGGGCGCCCACGACTGGCTCGGCGAGCTGTCGACCAATGGCGTCGTCGCCCCGATCGAGCTCGGTGACAGCTCCGAGGACTACCTCCCGGTGGCCCTCCAGGCTGCGACCTACGACGGAACGGTCTACATGCTGCCGTACGCGGTCGAGAACATCGCCGTCCTGCGCAACGCCGACCTCGTGCCCCAGCCGGCCACCAGCTTCGATGACATGGTCTCGAAGGGGAAGTTCGTCGTCGAGCAGGGCACCGAGGGCAACCCCTACCACCTCTACCCGTTCCAGACCGCGTTCGGTGCCCCCGTCTTCGGCACCGATGACAGCGGCAGCTACGACCCGAGCGACCTGCAGCTCGGCAGCGAGGGCGGCTTCGCCTTCGCCGAGTGGCTGGGCGCGCAGGGTGCAGCCGGCACGCTCAACACCGACGTGGACGGCGAGATCGCGAAGCAGCAGTTCCTCGACGGCACGGCCGCGTTCTGGCTGACCGGCCCGTGGAACGTCGGCGCAGCCACCGAAGCCGGCATCAACGTCGCGATCGACCCGATCCCGAGCCCGACCGGCCAGACCGCCTCCCCGTTCGCGGGTGTGAAGGGCTTCTTCGTGAGCGCCGAGTCGAAGAACAAGGTCGCGGCGAACGACTTCCTCGTCAACTACATCGGCACCGAGGACGTGCAGCTCGAGCTGTTCAAGGCGGGCAACGTGCTGCCCGCCCTCACCGCTGCGGCCGACTCCGCGGCGTCCGACCCGATCATCGCCGGATTCCAGGCCGTGGGTGCCGACGCCGTCCCGATGCCGGCCATCCCCGCGATGGGCGCAGTGTGGCAGTACTGGGGTGTGGCCGAGGCCGCCATCATCAACGGTGCGGACCCGAAGGCGACGTGGCAGAAGCTCGTCGACGACGTGACCGCCGCGATCAAGTAA
- a CDS encoding YajQ family cyclic di-GMP-binding protein — MADSSFDIVSKVDHQEAENALNQARKEVEQRYDFKGTGASIAWSGEQVLITASSEERAKAVLDVFQSKLIKRGISLKSLDSGEPFASGKEFRIVSSLKDGISSENAKKIGKIIRDEGPKGVKSQIQGDELRVQSKSRDDLQAVIALLKGSDLDIDLQFVNYR, encoded by the coding sequence ATGGCTGACAGTTCCTTTGACATCGTCTCGAAAGTGGATCATCAGGAGGCCGAGAACGCCCTGAACCAGGCACGGAAAGAGGTCGAGCAGCGCTACGACTTCAAGGGCACCGGGGCATCCATCGCGTGGAGCGGGGAGCAGGTCCTCATCACGGCGAGCTCGGAGGAGCGCGCGAAGGCCGTGCTCGACGTGTTCCAGTCGAAGCTCATCAAGCGGGGCATCTCCCTGAAGAGCCTGGACTCGGGCGAGCCGTTCGCGAGCGGCAAGGAGTTCCGCATCGTCTCCAGCCTCAAGGACGGGATCTCGTCGGAGAACGCGAAGAAGATCGGCAAGATCATCCGCGACGAGGGACCCAAGGGCGTGAAGAGCCAGATCCAGGGCGACGAGCTGCGCGTGCAGTCGAAGAGCCGCGACGACCTCCAGGCCGTGATCGCTCTCCTGAAGGGCTCCGACCTCGACATCGACCTGCAGTTCGTCAACTACCGCTAG
- a CDS encoding GntR family transcriptional regulator: protein MGHVETKTIGESKQLLADEVFHHIGRLIVEGELGEGERIRDVDVADELHVSRTPVREALQRLERLGLVTMYPSRYTEVTAVTAAVVTQSLEFAGYQAGIAARMAVPRLSPAERQRVVRLMEEVRRTLRDGASTSSARWAVFAYLAEHSGNHQHRMLITDVDVALARNLRAWVVPRGDRERMRQVYDDFEIAVTRGNGDEAERLARAMYYV, encoded by the coding sequence ATGGGGCACGTCGAGACGAAGACCATCGGAGAAAGCAAGCAACTCCTCGCCGACGAGGTCTTCCACCACATCGGAAGACTCATCGTCGAGGGCGAACTGGGGGAGGGCGAGCGCATCCGCGACGTCGACGTGGCCGATGAGCTCCACGTCTCCCGGACCCCGGTCCGAGAGGCGCTGCAGCGACTCGAGAGACTCGGGCTCGTGACGATGTACCCGAGTCGGTACACCGAGGTGACCGCGGTGACGGCGGCCGTCGTGACGCAGTCGCTCGAGTTCGCCGGGTACCAGGCGGGCATCGCCGCCCGGATGGCCGTGCCACGGCTCAGCCCGGCGGAGCGCCAGCGGGTCGTCCGCCTGATGGAAGAGGTGCGCCGCACGCTGCGCGACGGGGCATCGACCTCGAGTGCGCGGTGGGCCGTGTTCGCGTATCTCGCGGAGCACAGCGGCAACCACCAGCACCGCATGCTGATCACCGACGTCGACGTCGCCCTCGCCCGCAACCTGCGCGCGTGGGTGGTCCCTCGCGGAGACCGTGAGCGCATGCGACAGGTGTACGACGACTTCGAGATCGCCGTCACGCGGGGCAACGGGGACGAGGCGGAACGCCTGGCCCGTGCGATGTACTACGTCTGA
- a CDS encoding alpha/beta hydrolase, protein MAEWIPDVLGEEFEQLTLDLGVDDQGPVVATLVRALPAPSGWWDRARGRRRPLEGVDVLYIHGWSDYFFQKRLARFWTARGARFFALDLRKYGRSLREGQTPGYISDLATYDEDIAAALTAMGRGEGGEESARRLVLLGHSTGGLTLSLWASRHPHTADALILNSPWLEFQFAPVRAAIAPMVEFQARIRPLDAAPQVDLGYYTRAQQEVADPDDPMDVNLAWRPVQTMAVYAGWLNAILSGHRTVAAGLSIEAPVCVLLSARFVPPTRWSDDLTSADSVLVVDDIARAALRLGSTVTVERIDGALHDVFLSRHAAREDAYRRLDRWVVGWRAAQT, encoded by the coding sequence ATGGCCGAGTGGATCCCGGATGTGCTGGGCGAGGAGTTCGAGCAGCTGACGCTCGACCTCGGCGTCGATGACCAGGGACCCGTGGTCGCCACACTGGTGCGTGCGCTGCCCGCGCCGTCCGGCTGGTGGGATCGGGCCAGGGGGCGTCGGCGCCCGCTCGAGGGCGTGGACGTGCTCTACATCCACGGCTGGTCGGACTACTTCTTCCAGAAGCGGCTGGCGCGCTTCTGGACGGCTCGCGGGGCGCGCTTCTTCGCGCTGGACCTGCGCAAGTACGGACGCAGTCTGCGCGAGGGCCAGACCCCGGGGTACATCAGCGACCTGGCGACCTATGACGAGGACATCGCCGCCGCACTGACGGCGATGGGCCGAGGTGAGGGGGGAGAGGAGTCCGCACGGCGGCTGGTCCTCCTCGGTCACTCGACCGGCGGGCTCACGTTGAGCCTGTGGGCGTCCCGGCACCCGCACACCGCGGACGCCCTCATCCTGAACAGTCCGTGGTTGGAGTTCCAGTTCGCCCCCGTCCGCGCGGCGATCGCGCCGATGGTCGAGTTCCAGGCGCGGATCCGGCCGCTGGACGCGGCGCCCCAGGTCGACCTCGGCTACTACACCAGGGCCCAGCAGGAGGTGGCCGACCCCGACGACCCGATGGACGTGAACCTCGCCTGGCGTCCGGTGCAGACCATGGCCGTGTACGCCGGCTGGTTGAACGCGATCCTGTCGGGCCATCGGACGGTGGCGGCAGGGCTGTCGATCGAGGCACCGGTGTGCGTGCTGCTGTCGGCGCGTTTCGTCCCGCCGACGCGATGGTCGGACGACCTCACGTCGGCGGATTCGGTGCTCGTGGTCGATGACATCGCCCGTGCAGCGCTCCGGCTGGGCTCGACGGTGACCGTCGAGCGTATCGACGGAGCGCTGCACGACGTGTTCCTGTCGCGACACGCGGCCCGTGAGGACGCGTATCGACGCCTGGACCGCTGGGTGGTCGGCTGGAGGGCCGCTCAGACGTAG
- a CDS encoding FAD-dependent oxidoreductase, with protein MTKLRLAIVGAGPAGIYAADILLKAERKFDVSIDLFEQLPAPYGLVRYGVAPDHPRIKGIITALRDVLDRGDIRLFGNVRFGEDITLDDLKRHYHAVIFATGAIRDTSLDIPGIDAVGSYGAADYVSWFDGHPDVPREWPLDAESVAVLGNGNVALDVSRMLAKHAEDLLVTEVPENVYEGLKASAVTDVHVFGRRGPAQVKFTPLELRELGELRDVDMVVYDEDFDYDEAARDAIASNKQVMVIDRILQSWRKRDSVNNAGGTASRRLHLHFWAKPVEVRKDDQGRVAALVYERTKPDGQGGAIGTGELREVPVQALYRAIGYFGSPLPGVPFDKKHGVIPNREGQVLAKDSNERVPGVYATGWIKRGPVGLIGHTKSDAMETVRHVINDQGSWWHPEDPSEEAIPALLAERGVAWTDLDGWHRLDEHEIALGAPHERARVKVVPREEMVRVSRGE; from the coding sequence ATGACCAAGCTCCGACTGGCCATCGTCGGCGCCGGCCCCGCCGGTATCTACGCCGCGGACATCCTGCTGAAGGCCGAGCGCAAGTTCGACGTCTCGATCGACCTGTTCGAGCAGCTGCCGGCCCCCTACGGGTTGGTGCGGTACGGGGTCGCCCCGGACCACCCGCGCATCAAGGGCATCATCACGGCCCTCCGCGATGTGCTCGACCGCGGCGACATCCGCCTGTTCGGCAACGTGCGCTTCGGCGAGGACATCACGCTGGACGACCTCAAGCGGCACTATCACGCGGTGATCTTCGCGACGGGCGCGATCCGCGACACCTCCCTCGACATCCCGGGCATCGATGCGGTCGGATCGTACGGCGCCGCCGACTACGTGAGCTGGTTCGACGGCCACCCCGACGTGCCGCGCGAGTGGCCTCTCGACGCGGAGTCGGTCGCGGTGCTCGGCAACGGCAACGTGGCGCTCGACGTGTCGCGCATGCTGGCCAAGCACGCGGAGGACCTGCTGGTGACCGAGGTCCCGGAGAACGTGTACGAGGGGCTGAAGGCGAGCGCTGTCACCGACGTGCACGTGTTCGGTCGCCGCGGTCCGGCCCAGGTCAAGTTCACCCCGTTGGAGCTGCGCGAGCTCGGGGAGCTGCGCGACGTCGACATGGTCGTGTACGACGAGGACTTCGACTACGACGAGGCGGCGCGCGACGCGATCGCCAGCAACAAGCAGGTCATGGTGATCGACCGCATCCTGCAGTCGTGGCGCAAGCGCGACTCCGTCAACAACGCGGGGGGAACGGCCTCGCGCCGCCTGCACCTGCACTTCTGGGCGAAGCCGGTCGAGGTGCGCAAAGACGACCAGGGCCGCGTCGCCGCCCTGGTGTACGAGCGCACGAAGCCCGACGGGCAGGGTGGCGCGATCGGCACGGGCGAGCTCCGTGAGGTCCCGGTGCAGGCGCTGTACCGCGCGATCGGCTACTTCGGCTCCCCGCTCCCCGGTGTTCCGTTCGACAAGAAGCACGGCGTGATCCCGAACCGCGAGGGTCAGGTGCTGGCGAAGGACTCCAACGAGCGCGTGCCCGGCGTCTATGCGACGGGATGGATCAAGCGCGGACCTGTCGGGCTGATCGGGCACACGAAGTCCGACGCCATGGAGACCGTGCGGCACGTCATCAACGACCAGGGCTCCTGGTGGCACCCGGAGGATCCGTCGGAGGAGGCCATCCCGGCGCTGCTGGCCGAGCGCGGCGTCGCGTGGACCGACCTCGACGGGTGGCACCGCCTCGACGAGCACGAGATCGCGTTGGGCGCCCCGCACGAGCGCGCCCGCGTGAAGGTCGTGCCGCGCGAGGAGATGGTGCGGGTGTCGCGGGGCGAGTGA
- a CDS encoding polyprenyl synthetase family protein, translated as MTSSPHPPGSRLASRLGFSDRVFIGPAGRRVARTIEDGLELVETGLADDVRVADPLADAASRYLYEAGGKRIRPVLTLLAAQLGDGNTPEVIDVAKALEITHLGSLYHDDVMDGADRRRGVPAAHAVWGNNIAILTGDILFSRASQLMSRLGERAIRLQADTFERLVLGQMHETLGPQPDDDPIAFYIQVLADKTGSLIAAATQGGVIFSNAPTEYEEPLRVYGEKIGVAFQLLDDVIDLSAKPEETGKVPGTDLRAGVPTMPYLLLKAQKDATAEDLAARIDEGVALIADGADPAILDGPLDELRDHPVTQKTLELAHAWTQEAIDALRPLPRGTVREALTRFAETLAERSS; from the coding sequence GTGACTTCGAGCCCCCACCCCCCGGGTTCGCGACTGGCGAGCCGTCTCGGCTTCAGCGATCGCGTGTTCATCGGCCCCGCCGGACGCCGGGTGGCCCGCACGATCGAGGACGGGCTCGAGCTCGTGGAGACCGGGCTCGCCGATGACGTCCGCGTGGCCGATCCGCTGGCCGACGCTGCGAGCCGCTATCTGTACGAGGCCGGCGGCAAGCGCATCCGGCCCGTGCTCACGCTGCTCGCCGCGCAGCTGGGCGACGGCAACACCCCCGAGGTGATCGACGTCGCGAAGGCGCTGGAGATCACCCACCTCGGATCGCTGTATCACGACGACGTCATGGACGGCGCCGACCGCCGCCGCGGGGTGCCCGCTGCCCATGCGGTCTGGGGCAACAACATCGCCATCCTCACCGGCGACATCCTGTTCTCCCGGGCCAGCCAGCTCATGTCGCGGCTCGGCGAGCGGGCGATCCGTCTCCAGGCCGACACGTTCGAGCGCCTCGTCCTCGGACAGATGCACGAGACGCTCGGTCCGCAGCCCGATGACGATCCGATCGCGTTCTACATCCAGGTGCTGGCCGACAAGACCGGTTCGCTCATCGCCGCGGCGACGCAGGGGGGCGTGATCTTCTCGAACGCGCCGACCGAGTACGAGGAGCCGCTGCGGGTGTACGGCGAGAAGATCGGCGTCGCGTTCCAGCTGCTCGACGACGTGATCGACCTGTCGGCCAAGCCCGAGGAGACCGGCAAGGTGCCGGGCACCGACCTGCGCGCCGGCGTGCCGACCATGCCCTACCTGCTGCTCAAGGCGCAGAAGGATGCGACGGCCGAAGACCTGGCGGCCCGCATCGACGAGGGCGTCGCGCTCATCGCGGACGGCGCCGACCCCGCGATCCTCGACGGCCCCCTGGACGAGCTGCGCGACCACCCGGTCACGCAGAAGACCCTCGAGCTCGCGCATGCGTGGACCCAGGAGGCGATCGACGCCCTCCGGCCGTTGCCGCGCGGCACCGTGCGCGAGGCATTGACCCGATTCGCCGAGACCCTCGCCGAGCGCTCGAGCTGA
- a CDS encoding class I SAM-dependent methyltransferase, with the protein MTSNDKNRADLGKDPARVSGMFDQVAAGYDRTNTAMTFGNDALWRAATTRAVAPKPGERILDLGAGTASSSASLARSGAQVVAADFSPGMLGEGRRRHGAMRNLSFVQADATALPFEDGEFDAVTMSYALRNVNDPKKALRELYRVTKPGGRLVINEFSTPPGKLFRGAYRFYNAQVLPRVARVAGTNGDAYDYLNESIREWPDQKRLSAWIRDAGWQDVAYRNLSFGIVALHRARKPA; encoded by the coding sequence GTGACCTCGAACGACAAGAACCGCGCCGACCTCGGCAAGGACCCCGCCCGCGTGAGCGGCATGTTCGACCAGGTCGCGGCGGGCTACGACCGCACGAACACCGCCATGACGTTCGGCAACGACGCCCTGTGGCGCGCCGCCACCACCCGGGCCGTGGCGCCGAAGCCGGGGGAGCGCATCCTCGACCTCGGGGCGGGCACGGCGTCGTCCTCGGCGTCCCTGGCCCGCAGCGGCGCGCAGGTCGTCGCGGCCGACTTCTCGCCGGGCATGCTCGGGGAGGGCCGACGTCGGCACGGAGCGATGCGCAACCTGTCCTTCGTGCAGGCCGATGCCACCGCCCTCCCGTTCGAGGACGGGGAGTTCGACGCGGTCACCATGTCCTACGCGCTGCGCAACGTGAACGATCCGAAGAAGGCCCTGCGCGAGCTCTACCGCGTGACCAAGCCCGGCGGACGCCTGGTGATCAACGAGTTCTCGACGCCGCCGGGCAAGCTGTTCCGCGGTGCCTACCGCTTCTACAACGCCCAGGTGCTCCCGCGGGTGGCCCGGGTGGCCGGGACGAACGGCGATGCGTACGACTATCTGAACGAGTCGATCCGCGAGTGGCCGGACCAGAAGCGGCTGTCCGCGTGGATCCGTGATGCCGGGTGGCAGGACGTCGCGTACCGCAACCTCTCGTTCGGCATCGTCGCCCTGCACCGCGCGCGCAAGCCCGCGTGA
- a CDS encoding YgaC family protein yields the protein MSDARPAPGTEMVFQWRKWDGSPHWRHECVYLGADHWGDWVGQPAGWHSVRPGAEFHAATPNVTLVPPSGDFALTVNRQHPRGLRIYIDLGWEVQWSDDPLRAVGIDMDLDVVRVEGERGTWVDDRDEWAEHSVVYGYPADVMTHLEALALDLEGRVRARVAPFDDATADVWLDRLEALDLAPRLNA from the coding sequence ATGAGCGACGCGCGCCCCGCACCCGGCACCGAGATGGTCTTCCAGTGGCGCAAGTGGGACGGGTCGCCGCACTGGCGGCACGAGTGCGTCTACCTGGGTGCCGATCACTGGGGCGACTGGGTCGGTCAGCCCGCCGGCTGGCACAGCGTCCGCCCGGGGGCGGAGTTCCACGCCGCGACGCCCAATGTGACGCTGGTCCCGCCGAGTGGCGACTTCGCCCTGACCGTGAACCGGCAGCACCCGCGCGGCCTGCGCATCTACATCGACCTGGGGTGGGAGGTGCAGTGGTCGGACGACCCGCTGCGTGCCGTCGGGATCGACATGGACCTCGACGTCGTGCGCGTGGAGGGGGAGCGCGGGACCTGGGTCGACGACCGCGACGAGTGGGCCGAGCACAGCGTCGTGTACGGGTATCCGGCCGACGTCATGACCCACCTGGAGGCGCTCGCGCTCGACCTGGAGGGGCGGGTGCGGGCGAGGGTCGCGCCGTTCGACGATGCCACCGCCGACGTCTGGCTCGACCGGCTGGAGGCGCTCGATCTCGCGCCTAGACTGAACGCGTGA
- a CDS encoding isochorismate synthase: MHHTHLVVETRQIDPVEDLLAYADPARPLAWLRRGDGIVAVGEPFAEIRPTAEPGQTRLEALATFWRGLSAQADVTDPLGLPGTGLVAFGAFTFDPSSTADSVLTIPSRVLGRHGDRFWETRIRLAEDTARPTALETRPYGPHWAGTVGPGAQSPQGYQDAVRAALERIADGELSKVVLARDLRGTVPAGSDLRRLVRALATGYPDTWAFAVDGLIGASPETLVTVQDRTVTARVLAGTIGRGADADADTAASTHLASSIKDLDEHQYAVQSVLTELRPHTRALAASEQPFLLKLPNLFHLATDVEGELEEGRSALDLVRALHPTAAVAGTPTAAAVSAIRDLEPFDRGRYAGPVGWVDADGNGEWAIALRCAQFTATGGAIAVTAYAGAGIVAGSDPESELLETRVKFRPLVDALA; this comes from the coding sequence GTGCATCACACCCACCTGGTCGTGGAGACCCGACAGATCGACCCGGTCGAAGACCTCCTCGCCTACGCCGACCCCGCACGCCCCCTCGCCTGGCTCCGCCGTGGAGACGGGATCGTCGCGGTCGGCGAGCCGTTCGCCGAGATCCGTCCGACCGCCGAACCGGGGCAGACGCGTCTCGAAGCCCTCGCGACGTTCTGGCGGGGGCTGTCCGCCCAGGCCGACGTGACCGACCCCCTGGGGCTGCCGGGCACCGGGCTCGTGGCGTTCGGCGCCTTCACGTTCGATCCGTCGTCCACCGCCGACAGCGTGCTCACGATTCCCTCCCGCGTGCTCGGCCGCCACGGCGACCGGTTCTGGGAGACGCGGATCCGCCTGGCCGAGGACACCGCGCGACCCACAGCGCTCGAGACCCGCCCGTACGGTCCGCACTGGGCCGGTACGGTCGGCCCCGGCGCACAGAGCCCGCAGGGCTACCAGGACGCGGTCCGCGCCGCGCTCGAGCGCATCGCCGACGGGGAGCTCAGCAAGGTCGTGCTCGCGCGCGACCTGCGCGGCACCGTCCCCGCCGGGTCCGATCTGCGGCGCCTCGTGCGAGCCCTCGCGACCGGCTACCCCGACACCTGGGCGTTCGCGGTGGACGGGCTCATCGGCGCGAGCCCGGAGACCCTCGTGACCGTGCAGGACCGCACCGTCACCGCGCGCGTGCTCGCCGGCACCATCGGCCGCGGTGCCGACGCCGACGCCGACACGGCCGCGTCGACGCACCTGGCCTCCAGCATCAAAGACCTCGACGAGCACCAGTACGCGGTGCAGAGCGTGCTCACGGAGCTCCGCCCGCACACCAGGGCGCTGGCCGCGAGCGAGCAGCCGTTCCTCCTGAAGCTGCCGAACCTGTTCCACCTCGCGACCGATGTGGAGGGCGAGCTCGAGGAGGGGAGATCGGCCCTCGACCTCGTGCGCGCGCTGCATCCGACCGCGGCGGTCGCCGGCACGCCCACGGCCGCGGCGGTCTCCGCCATCCGCGACCTGGAACCCTTCGACCGCGGGCGCTACGCCGGACCGGTCGGCTGGGTCGACGCGGACGGCAACGGCGAGTGGGCCATCGCGCTCCGGTGCGCGCAGTTCACGGCGACCGGAGGCGCGATCGCGGTGACCGCCTACGCCGGCGCCGGGATCGTGGCGGGATCCGATCCCGAGAGCGAACTGCTGGAGACCCGCGTGAAGTTCCGCCCCCTGGTCGACGCCCTGGCCTGA
- a CDS encoding polyphosphate kinase 2 family protein yields MNAHTWTQNLRVGPGFRLADVDPDATPGYDHGKSRGREDLAAGLERLNDLQERLFAQSRVGTAQDAVLLVLQAMDSAGKGGIVRHVVGGVDPQGVALAAFKAPTEEERRHDFLWRVEKRLPEPGFIGVFDRSHYEDVLIGRVRQLADAAEIERRYDAITAFEERVAASGVRIVKVMLHISPEEQKARLMERLERPDKHWKYNPGDVDERMLWPQYMQAYQTVFDRTSTDAAPWYVVSANAKWYARLAVQELLLAALQDIDPQWPVADFDVEAEKRRLAAS; encoded by the coding sequence ATGAACGCGCACACCTGGACTCAGAACCTGCGGGTGGGGCCCGGCTTCCGCCTCGCCGATGTCGATCCGGACGCCACGCCGGGGTACGACCACGGCAAGTCGCGCGGGAGGGAGGACCTCGCCGCCGGGCTGGAGCGGTTGAACGACCTGCAGGAGCGTCTGTTCGCGCAGAGTCGGGTCGGCACGGCGCAGGACGCGGTGCTTCTGGTGCTGCAGGCGATGGACTCGGCGGGCAAGGGCGGCATCGTCCGGCACGTGGTCGGCGGTGTGGATCCGCAGGGCGTCGCGCTCGCCGCGTTCAAGGCCCCGACCGAGGAGGAGCGGCGGCACGACTTCCTGTGGCGCGTCGAGAAGCGCCTCCCGGAGCCCGGCTTCATCGGGGTGTTCGACCGTTCGCACTACGAGGACGTGCTGATCGGGCGGGTGCGGCAGCTCGCCGATGCCGCGGAGATCGAGCGCCGCTACGACGCGATCACCGCGTTCGAGGAGCGGGTCGCGGCCTCCGGCGTCCGCATCGTCAAGGTGATGCTGCACATCTCGCCCGAGGAGCAGAAGGCGCGACTCATGGAGCGGCTGGAGCGTCCGGACAAGCACTGGAAGTACAACCCGGGCGACGTGGACGAGCGGATGCTGTGGCCGCAGTACATGCAGGCCTACCAGACGGTGTTCGACCGCACCTCGACCGACGCGGCGCCGTGGTACGTGGTGTCGGCGAACGCCAAGTGGTACGCGCGGCTCGCGGTGCAGGAGCTGCTGCTCGCGGCGCTGCAGGACATCGACCCGCAGTGGCCCGTCGCCGACTTCGACGTGGAGGCGGAGAAGAGGCGGCTGGCCGCGAGCTGA